The Branchiostoma lanceolatum isolate klBraLanc5 chromosome 3, klBraLanc5.hap2, whole genome shotgun sequence DNA segment TTTCATAGTAGAGTATGCATATATATGTAATGAATctgatgtgttaaaaaaattCTATGATCTACGCGTTTACTCACTCTACGTCTTCACAGCAGTCACCGAAGAAGCTACAGTCCTGGTCGCATTGACAGGCGATGTTGTTTGATTCCCACGATCCGCATCTTGTCCCATTCGTGGTGCGACAGGTGTAGAAACTTGCAACTGAACAGACTGTGCTTTCTCTCGTGGGATCTACCACAAATGGTGAAAAAGCAAACGATGCATATGTGTTTATTCAGGGAACATTTTTAAATGATCTGTATCCAGTCTTTCATTTCAAGCAAACTGCGCTGTGGAATCAACAACCATTTTCTCTACTTACAAAGCTGATCATGTTAGAATGAACAGAAATGATATAAATTTTCCTGTCAAGGATTTTATCCCCAGTAAAAGTGAGACTCTCATTTCCTTTGTGTTATATTGTTTACGCATTTATATTGCTTTGTCATGATGTATCGAACTGATAGCAAATGCTGATTACAAATATGACCCAACCACGCATTTGCGGATATACGAAAAGTCCGGTTGAAGCGCTAGCTTTCTTACCAACACATTCCGTTACGTTGCAGTAGTCCCACCTCCGCGACtcgtccgtggtgtagcaccagggccgctccttgttgtcagggttacggcagaagttttcctccagGCCTGCATCAGGATGAGCCTGTGGTGTGTGGGGATGGCTGTGGGGGGACTTGGAGTCCCATCTCTGACACACCCGGTCTCCTGCCCTGTAGAGGAATATACCTCGTGAAAACGGTATGATGAATGCAGTCTCTTATAACGGTGCTTTAAACGCGCCAAGTATCAAAGGTGATATTATAACTCAACTTTGGGTTTGTTATACGAAGTAAAGTTATCATAGAAGTAGCACCCCTACCATCTGTATAATGTAGAATAGCCCAATATGAAAATTAAGCAGGAAGTGCTCCAAGAAGCTTACACTAAGGAAACCTGACCTCTTCCCACATGGACTCGGGACTGAGCACACACGTTGTATCCTACTAACCCAATCACCGAATACAAGGTCTAATGCCAACGCTATGTCACTGACCTTAGAAGTGGATACAACATAAACAGGGTTCAATAGTCAGTAAGTTGAGGGTGCCTTCAAAAATTAATATTAAAGTCACAACTTCTTTTTCAATCATGTACGTCAGGACGGCAGAAGTGTGTTACTGGGTTCTTTTTTCGTgcatgcagaggtttggcacCCGAGACGCCCCCACATGCACTCCAAGAACGAATGCGGCCCCTACCATGTTTGGGTTTGAATCCTTGACCTCTGGGTTCATATGAAGAGTGGTGGGATGGCTATTCATTATGCACCAATGGACGAGTCTGTCCGCATATGTCCAAAATGCTAATCTTACCTATTTATGTGCCCTGCGTAGCTGCTCCCATTATCGCTTGCGAAGAAGCAGTGTGTTGGTTTgactgataatggaaaacaaatGGAACACGGATATAATGACAAGTGAGATAGAGGTGAACATCCTTAATCGGGTGCCCTTAGGAAACTATCAGTTCTGAAATGTGACCGTCAGTAACTTGCAGCATAAACTGATTTGCTGCTGTCCACTGGCCCAGAATCCAAGCCTATCAtggctcccgagtctcctctccgttCTGACAGTTCTGTTCAGACCGATACTAATTATTCACAAAATATGCATATTTTCAGTATCGAGTCAGTAATTAAATCAGGGAGACCACCAGTAACTTACAGTAGTGGATCAGCAGCAGATCAGAATTGAATCAGGGCGTCTCCAATCTCAAAACTGGCACAGTTTTGCATTTGACTTCTGATCACGGAAGGGGGTATAActgagtgtcagacatctgtggtcgcacctctcaaatagaattAACCCCTAGAATAAAagtactcccccccccccccgacaaatcttcaaaatctaagaaaagTACCCCCTTGGATATCTCGCGGAGATATACTCCCAGATGCCTAGTACACTAGTCCATGAACACCTAACATAACAGTTGCATCGACAGGACTTTTTAagagataaaatataacatgtctaAGCACAAGTGACACAGGTAAAATATGATATCGACTTATGACCGAATGAAggaatggtttattgttttgccagattggaTTCAATGAACTCTTATTGGAAAACTCCCGAATTTAGGTGAAGTATCGCTAATCTGTATTTTGCCTGACCATCATCTACGCAATGCATGCCGATTTGGGCTAAAATGTCATGAATAACCAAATGTTCAAACAAACCGTGAAACTGACATGTTTTTCACGGAGTAATTGGTTAGACCTTTCGGTGCCCATTGACACCCATTGGTGCCCATTGGCACaatttcaaatttaaaaaaatgcaatttcaggcgacaaattggcACCAGTTTGCGAGTGTCTCGCCAAAAGGCGGggcccagtgagatacccactttagTCATGTGTTATGCAAACTAGAACATTATTTGCATACTAGTACCTGCTGAGAAAACGGTTGGTGGCGGAGGTAAAGGGTCTTGGAACTGAAATACATGGACGCAGAGAATGCTCGGTCATATTTTCATTCTCCACattgaagaaacaaaatgaaagaCCTGACCGTACCGTCACAGGCGATGACATCGTCGCAGTACATCCACTTGATGAGGGGATGATCTGTGTAGCACCACGGCCTGTCCTTCCCGTCCGGATTCCTACAGTAGTTCCACTCCAGCCCTGCCGATGGGTAGGCCTGGGGAGTGTGGTTATGGGCGTGAGGAAACTGAGATGTCCAGAACTGACAGGATCCCCTTCCGTTTGCATGGCCCCTGTAGCTTGTCCCTTTGTCCTGTAGGTAGTAACAGCCTGTGGAGAGTGGACGAAACTTATACATTCTCCTGTGCGTAACACCAGCTACTAGTATCTAGTCATTGGGAATTGGGAGTTGGACGTGAGCAGTTGAAAAAGTTTACTGCATAGCAGAGAGGTTGGGCTAGAATGCTTTGAACACGGTTTAAGTGTAGCTAGACTTCAGAAACTCAATGATTCCATAAAATATCCAGAGATTTGGTAAATTTGATGCAAATGACTTTTCTGTACACATTTACATTTATCTATGGCATTCCCAACATTTATCACTAAGAAGTTCCGGCAATTctatataaattatacaaattaggccaTTATTTGGCATCTCTTTATGTTCCATTTGCTATGTGCTACATGTATCGAAGTCCTATTATAGAAAAGCTCTGGAATTATAGAATTATATATTTCCTAATATATCATGGCCCAAACAGATTAAGACATTCATATAAGATCGAAATGATATATTTCTCTTATTCTGTCACAAGTACATCTACTTTTGACGTCCACATTCTGTCTTTGGAACTTGGGATGCATGATAACTTATCGACTTGACCAGTTCTGACAAGGGATTTTATGCtatgaatatatgtatgatagATAGAGACCTACCGCAGTTCTTCTCATCGCTACCGTCTAAACAGTCAGCCCTACCGTTACACCTAGCAGTGATGAAGAACGTGGTGCCGCTTTCACAGGACGCTGAGGGTTACAAGTGTATATTCATTCACCCTCAAACAAACTCCTCTTTTAGATTGTGCCTAATCTCTACatatatgatacaaaatgaaGCCGATCGTAAAATTGTTGTATTCACCTATAAGGTTTTCTGAGTCAATAACCCTTCAGACGGTTTGCATGGAGTGTGTATTAGAGTTCAAAGTAATTGACACAACCACCCTCATATAAACTCACTCGAAACCTTAGGTAAAATAGTAACAAGCTTTCTACGACTCGACAAATATTTTATAAATGGTGGAGAACATTTCAGTGTATATATCTATTCTCTCCGCTGAATGTATTTTCCGTAATTTTATGCATATTTACAGTCATGATTTCGCATATATTGATTGAAGTGCATCTTAACAAGAAAAAaggatttgcataataaacgtTAGTTCGCCTAAACTCGAGAGTTAATTGAAATCAATCCGGCAGAAAAATAAACCATCTTTTTTCTGCCATTCCGTCATTATCATAGATTTCTGCCATTTATATTCCGCCATTATCATAGATTACCTATGTCACATATGCTATAAACGTTATATTTACTCTCTAGTCGTGCTAGTACCATAATACTGACTACCATTCGTCGCACTCAGAATGAACGTGCACTCTATCTAGTGCTAACAACATTTAATGTAATTATACCATACAAACTGAGCCATTACTTTCCAATGATCTATGAACCTTCCGAAGATATTCAATTAATATTCTAATATTCTTCAACTGTTCGCAAATTTTTGCATTATGTTTCGAGTGGAAGATACTCACGACAGTACAGCTCATCGTCGCCATCCCTACAGTCCACGCGTCCGTTACATTCATTGAGTTGACCTGTGCATTCTCCATTGCCGCAGCTTTTCAGATCTTCTCGCTCACCTGTATCAAACATAAGAAGAGAAAATCATACACATCACATTGTCGTGAATaaaatcaatcaaagtttattgcacaacaaatgtaacgggtacaatgtgtGGCAAGTTCGTAAGTAGTACAAAATGttaagacatatatgtctttgcttattaacaatactaattgattctacaaaacttaagtctacgcactacggtatccaataagaataatacagaatacatatatggaagtatattacatgatacacaggaaacatcaattgtttgcgtcagagattaatcgatttctttttagaatagaggtagatatgtattggcctatgtacgaggaaattgcgtcaggacatgacataagtaaatc contains these protein-coding regions:
- the LOC136429260 gene encoding plasminogen-like; amino-acid sequence: MYKFRPLSTGCYYLQDKGTSYRGHANGRGSCQFWTSQFPHAHNHTPQAYPSAGLEWNYCRNPDGKDRPWCYTDHPLIKWMYCDDVIACDVKPTHCFFASDNGSSYAGHINRAGDRVCQRWDSKSPHSHPHTPQAHPDAGLEENFCRNPDNKERPWCYTTDESRRWDYCNVTECVDPTRESTVCSVASFYTCRTTNGTRCGSWESNNIACQCDQDCSFFGDCCEDVE